One Synechocystis sp. PCC 7509 genomic window, GTTTTGAGGTCATTCAAGAGCTTGAAAGTTGGGGCGTAAAGTTTCAAAAAGATGCTCAAGGCGACTACGACTTAAAGCAGGTGCATCGAGTTGGTAAATACGTTTTACCCATGCCAGAAGGTAAAGACCTCAAGCAGATTTTGACTAGACAAGTAAAACGACATAAAGCCAGAGTTACAAACCGAGTAATGGCTACCCGCGTTTTGGTTAAAGATGGACGAGCGATCGGTGCAGTAGGTTTTGACGTGCGAAACGGTGATTTTGTTGTTATTCAAGCAAAAGCTGTTGTTCTGTGTACAGGAGCTTCAGGAAGGCTAGGTTTACCCGCTTCTGGCTACCTCTACGGAACTTATGAAAACCCCACCAATGCTGGAGATGGCTACTCAATGGCTTATCATGCTGGGGCAGAACTTACAAATATTGAGTGCTTCCAAATCAACCCATTAATTAAAGACTATAACGGGCCTGCCTGCGCCTATGTTGCTAGTCCTTTCGGTGCTTATACTGCCAATGCAGAAGGCAATCGCTTTATTAGTTGCGACTACTGGAGCGGTCAAATGATGCTGGAAGTATGGAAGGAACTAAATTCTGGTAAAGGGCCTGTCCAACTCAAAATGACTCATTTAGACGAAGATACTATCGCCGAAATTGAAACCATCCTGTGGGCAAACGAGCGACCTAGTAGAGGGCGATTCCATGAAGGTAGAGGTGAAAACTACCGCACTCATGGAGTGGAGATGAATATTTCAGAAATTGGCTTATGTAGCGGTCACAGCGCGTCAGGAGTCTGGGTAAACGAAAAGGGAGAAACTACAGTTCCCGGACTATATGCCGCCGGAGATATGGCAAGCGTTCCTCACAATTACATGATTGGCGCGTTTGTATTTGGTCGTTTGGCGGGTACAAATGCCGTAGATTACATTACTGACTTAGAACATCTCGAACCCGATGCAGAGTTTTTAGAGGTAGAAAAGACACGTATATATGCGCCGATGACTCGACCAAATGGTGTTCCCCACACCCAAGTAGAGTATAAGTTGCGTCGCTTGGTCAACGATTATCTCCAACCACCAAAAGTAGATAACAAAATGAAAATTGGGTTGCGTAACTTTGAGCGCTACCAAGAAACCTTAGATTTAATGGGTGCAAGAGATCCTCATGAATTGATGCGCTGCATGGAAGTTCACTTTATTCGTGACTGTGCAGAAATGGCTGCAAGAGCCTCGTTATATCGAAAAGAAAGCCGTTGGGGACTATATCATTATCGCGTGGAATATCCAGAGAAAAACAACGAAGAAT contains:
- a CDS encoding fumarate reductase/succinate dehydrogenase flavoprotein subunit yields the protein MNTQWMKTDVLIVGGGTAGTMAAIKAKQANPQGDVLILEKANIRRSGAIAMGMDGVNTAVIPGNSTPEQYVREITISNDGILNQKAVYQTGKLGFEVIQELESWGVKFQKDAQGDYDLKQVHRVGKYVLPMPEGKDLKQILTRQVKRHKARVTNRVMATRVLVKDGRAIGAVGFDVRNGDFVVIQAKAVVLCTGASGRLGLPASGYLYGTYENPTNAGDGYSMAYHAGAELTNIECFQINPLIKDYNGPACAYVASPFGAYTANAEGNRFISCDYWSGQMMLEVWKELNSGKGPVQLKMTHLDEDTIAEIETILWANERPSRGRFHEGRGENYRTHGVEMNISEIGLCSGHSASGVWVNEKGETTVPGLYAAGDMASVPHNYMIGAFVFGRLAGTNAVDYITDLEHLEPDAEFLEVEKTRIYAPMTRPNGVPHTQVEYKLRRLVNDYLQPPKVDNKMKIGLRNFERYQETLDLMGARDPHELMRCMEVHFIRDCAEMAARASLYRKESRWGLYHYRVEYPEKNNEEWFCHVNLKKDSSGEMFLFKRPIEPYIVNVDIEKEVYDVAVR